The genomic DNA ATATTCTCATCTTCAGGCTTCCGTTTACCTGTGTCACCGTCCTTGGTGTTGTGCTAACACTTGGAGCGATATATCTTGGATCAACAAGCACCAGTCCGGGAGAAAAATCAGAATCCTGACCATGAGTTCATCACCAGAACACCTCATATTGAGGATACATCTATCTATACCAGAGATAAATTAGAAACTATTTATTCATACGACCCTTCTTACTGTATTGAAAACAGATTTTCTAAAAAGGTGATAACTGATGTTTACAAAAGTCCTGATACCCTATGATTTCTCTGATGACGCTGAATACATCATCAGGTGCCTGAAAAACATTCCCCGGATACGTGAAGTTATCCTGGTCCATGTCACCAGAAGTCTGTACCTTGTCTCTTCTCCGGAAAGGGAAAATCCTGAGGCTGACTATGCCCGGCTGCGACTTGAAAAGGTACGGGATCTGATCGAGATGCCCCGGTCAAAAGTCCGGATCATCGTAGAGGAGATTACCGGAGGAGAGATCTCTGATGCAGTCATCCGGGTTGCAGAACGTGAGCAGGTCTCACTCATCCTGATGGGCAGAAGAGGGCGGGGAGTCATCGAGACAATACTGCTGGGAAGTACGGCATGGGATATTCTCCGGTTCTGTCCATCCAGTCTTCTCCTGATCCATCCACCTGAAAACGTTTCAGAGTTCTCACCTGGTGTCCGTTGTCCGGATATCTTCACACGGGCATTGGTATGTACTGATTTTTCAGAACCTGACATTGAAACTCTTCTTACAGATATTCTTCCCCTGGTTTCATCTGTGGATCTCTTCCATGTTGTCTCGAAAGGGGATACAGATGAGGAGATAAATCGTTCGGTGATGGAAGCAGAAGAGAGGTTAAAAAGTATTGTCATTTCCTGCCCAGAGAAATCCATTCCGGTCAGAACTCATGTCAGGATTGGTGATGCTGCAGATGAGATAATTCGGTTCTCTGAAAAAGAGGATATATCCCTTATCGTGGTAAAGTCCACCGGAACCCGGGGGTTCGTGCATAAAATCATTGGTGGAACAACAGAGGCAATTGCACGAAATGCTAAAAAACCTCTTTTCATTCTCCGAAGATCAGAATAATTTTAAATTTTTTCGTGTAATTTTTTTGGGTTTATTATATATTTCAATCGCTGTAAATCTTGCTGGAGATTTGAAGAATGTTCATATCGATACTTTATTATGATAGGATATCGTTGTACATTTTATTATCCTGCACTGCATGAGGATTTAGAGTAAACATCGTGAAACGATTGGTATTCTAAAAGTGAACGCTCATTGGAATTCATCGTATAATCAGAATTTATGATTATATGAAGAAAATTTGCATTATACAATTACGTATCCTATCGGTTGAAAAATCTCCATTATTTAGACTCATATGTTATCAGACTTCAAATCCCAGTTTATTGAAATCTCTAAAGCAATAACTCCAATTATATTGGTCATTTTAATTATCCATTTCCTTTTCATACCAGACTTCTCTATATCAAATGCGTTGGTGTTGATCTTAGGCAGCCTGATGGTAACACTGGGTATTGCCCTCTTTCTCGTCGGAGTAAATGTAGGGTTGATTCCGATTGGAAATGCCATAGGTTCAGACATTCCCCGTTCCGGTTCAATAGTGATCATTCTCATGACTACCTTTTTTTTAGGGTTTTTAGCAACAATAGCTGAACCGAATGTCCGGGTTCTGGCTGATATGATTCAGATCGTTTCCGAAAACAGTATAGAGCGGCTCCAATTTATTATGGTGATATCAGTTGGAGGTGGTTTTTTTATTGCCACCTCAATTTTCAGAATTATTTATAATGTCCCCCTGGCTTACCTTTTTTCCAGCGGGTATCTTCTGGTATTGTTGCTTTTATTTTTTGCACCTCCAGACTATGTTCCTATCGCATTTGATGCGGGGGGTGTCACCATTGGGTCAATTAATGGCCCGATATTTTTAGCGATGGGTATTGGTGTTACTTCAATCCTCGGGGGTCGCTCAGCTATATCTGATGGATTTGGCCTTATAGGGCTCGCATCACTAGGGTCGGTTATTTCAATTCTTATTATGGGGATTGTGGCATTATGATTTATTTACCGATTGCTGACAATATTGATCATGTCATCGTTGACGTCATTCAGGCGTTGTCACCATTGGTCTTGTTTTTTCTTATTTTGCAGGTCCTTTCACTGAAACTGCCGAAAGATTATGTTATTAATCTACTGAAGGGACTTCTCATTACACTCATTGGGATGGTCCTGTTCTTCCAGGGGGTTAAGATAGCATTTCTCCCGGCAGGTCAGAGGATAGGAGAATTATGTGGAACTATTGAGCAGACCTGGTTATTAATTCCATTTGGATTCATGCTGGGCTTTTTATCAACATATGCCGAACCATCAGTCCGGGTTCTCTGTTACCAGGTTGAAACCTCATCAAATGGCTATATTAAGGGCTCTCTCATCCTGTATGCACTTTCAATTGGTGTAGCCATATCAGTGGGTGTGGGTATGATCAGGATACTGTATGGTTTTCCGTTTCTTCCCATTATCTTCGGTGGATATCTTCTTGTTCTCATTCTGCTACGGTTTTGTGATTCTGACTTTATTGGAATTGCATTTGACTCAGGCGGTTTTGCAACCGGTCCGATGGCAGTCACCTTTCTTATGGCATTTGCGGTCGGCGTTGCTGATTCTATGGGAGGGAGAGATCCACTCCTGGATGGATTTGGAATGATTTCATTAATTTTTCTCACTCCGATTCTTATGTTATTAATTATTGGTATTATCTTTAAGATGAAAAAGAAGGAGATGTATCATGATTCATGAAGGATGTAAAAATCTGATTGTGACGATTGTCAAAAAGGGATGGTCTGAGAAGGTAATCCAGGCATCACGGGAAGCTGGTGCATCCGGAGGAACCGTTCTTATGGGAAGGGGGACGGGAATTCACGAGACCCAGTCAGTCTTCGGTCTTCCAATCGAGCCGGAAAAAGAGATCATTCTGACAGTGGTGGAAGTGGATCAGACCGAAACGATTCTTTCAGCTATTGAAAGAGCAGCAGAACTCGATAGTCCGGGCATGGGCATTGCATTTGTCATAAACCTTGAAAAAATCGCTGGTCGGGTTCATATGGCCTGTGGATGCCCTGATAAAACTCAATGATGGCAATTTCATAGGCCTCATTTGTTTCTCTTTCATTTAAATCAGGATTTGAGATCCGGTTATAGGAATCTCTTATCTTTCACAATATCCCTGATTTTCTACACGTTATGCAGATTTTATCTGTTGAATCAATGAAAGAGATTCGTTTGAGAGATAATGCCTGGTGAATTTACCTTTCTTTTCCAGACGTATGGATCCCTCATGAGCAAGGTCCTGCACAGCCCGGGTAACCGTTGGACCGGCAATACCAAGCTGGTCAGCAAGGTCTTTCCTGGTAATTCCCGGGCTATGTCGTATCACCTTCAGGATCCTCCCCGTAAGGCCTGATGCATATCGTGCGAGAAATAATTGAGCATCCTCGGAATATGTATTGTGGTTTTCGAAGAAATGATCTGATTTTCCCTGATAAAAGATGGTAATCCATTTTTCTTCAGCAATTCGATCCACGTGGTACCGGATAGTATTTTCATTACATCCGGAATTCCTGGCAAGATTATGAAGGTCAATTCCTGGATTTTCGCATATCAGTGCATAAATTTTCCGGCGGATAGGATGATCCAGAACATTTTGAGGAGTAATTCTTCGGTAACCCCTGAATTCGGCCCTCAAACCAGAAGGGGTACACCATAGGTCTCGTATAAAATTCGGGATTATCCATCTGACATCAGGTGCTGATCCCTTTTTTTCCTGTCCTTCAGTGTTCTGTCTCCCGGAATTTCTCTCGTCCGGTTCATTGAACGACACTATCCGGGGTTCCGGGTAACAGCACTCCAGAGGAATGCCAAGAGAAATCAGGAAAAAGCCCAATGCAAAACCAAAACCGGTTGATTGCATAATTCTAATTATTATTGGTAGTGGAAAGGTAAAAGAATTCTCTCATGTAATGTTTGATCCCAACAGGTAGCTTTTCAGACCAGAGTGAGTATTTAGAATACCGGATAATATGATATTATCGGTAACCAAGTGTTACTGAATAGCTCTGGAGGTGAGTTTTTCGCATTATCTTTTAAAACCCCCTCACAAGGTCAAAATCTGTACATAGTTATTTAATTACACAAATCACACATCACCCCCCGGTTCATCTGATAGCCCTGAAAAACCAGGTTAATATCAGGAGATCAGATGGACATATTTTTTAAAGGTTTACCTGGTATGGATAGTTCTGTGAAAGAGTCGTAAAAAGTTAAATTGTGTCCCTATTTAGAAATTTTTAGAACCTGGGATAATTTTTTTTAAAAAATAGAAAAAGGATAATTAATAACCACGAATTTCTTCGCGGACCTTCT from Methanospirillum hungatei JF-1 includes the following:
- a CDS encoding universal stress protein, whose translation is MFTKVLIPYDFSDDAEYIIRCLKNIPRIREVILVHVTRSLYLVSSPERENPEADYARLRLEKVRDLIEMPRSKVRIIVEEITGGEISDAVIRVAEREQVSLILMGRRGRGVIETILLGSTAWDILRFCPSSLLLIHPPENVSEFSPGVRCPDIFTRALVCTDFSEPDIETLLTDILPLVSSVDLFHVVSKGDTDEEINRSVMEAEERLKSIVISCPEKSIPVRTHVRIGDAADEIIRFSEKEDISLIVVKSTGTRGFVHKIIGGTTEAIARNAKKPLFILRRSE
- a CDS encoding DUF1538 domain-containing protein, which codes for MLSDFKSQFIEISKAITPIILVILIIHFLFIPDFSISNALVLILGSLMVTLGIALFLVGVNVGLIPIGNAIGSDIPRSGSIVIILMTTFFLGFLATIAEPNVRVLADMIQIVSENSIERLQFIMVISVGGGFFIATSIFRIIYNVPLAYLFSSGYLLVLLLLFFAPPDYVPIAFDAGGVTIGSINGPIFLAMGIGVTSILGGRSAISDGFGLIGLASLGSVISILIMGIVAL
- a CDS encoding DUF1538 domain-containing protein; the encoded protein is MIYLPIADNIDHVIVDVIQALSPLVLFFLILQVLSLKLPKDYVINLLKGLLITLIGMVLFFQGVKIAFLPAGQRIGELCGTIEQTWLLIPFGFMLGFLSTYAEPSVRVLCYQVETSSNGYIKGSLILYALSIGVAISVGVGMIRILYGFPFLPIIFGGYLLVLILLRFCDSDFIGIAFDSGGFATGPMAVTFLMAFAVGVADSMGGRDPLLDGFGMISLIFLTPILMLLIIGIIFKMKKKEMYHDS
- a CDS encoding P-II family nitrogen regulator, giving the protein MIHEGCKNLIVTIVKKGWSEKVIQASREAGASGGTVLMGRGTGIHETQSVFGLPIEPEKEIILTVVEVDQTETILSAIERAAELDSPGMGIAFVINLEKIAGRVHMACGCPDKTQ
- a CDS encoding winged helix-turn-helix transcriptional regulator encodes the protein MQSTGFGFALGFFLISLGIPLECCYPEPRIVSFNEPDERNSGRQNTEGQEKKGSAPDVRWIIPNFIRDLWCTPSGLRAEFRGYRRITPQNVLDHPIRRKIYALICENPGIDLHNLARNSGCNENTIRYHVDRIAEEKWITIFYQGKSDHFFENHNTYSEDAQLFLARYASGLTGRILKVIRHSPGITRKDLADQLGIAGPTVTRAVQDLAHEGSIRLEKKGKFTRHYLSNESLSLIQQIKSA